In the Klebsiella aerogenes KCTC 2190 genome, one interval contains:
- the glgB gene encoding 1,4-alpha-glucan branching enzyme, giving the protein MSNRIDRDVINALIAGHFADPFSVLGMHRTEAGLEVRALLPDATEVWVIEPKTGRKVGKLECLDSRGFFSGLLPRRKNAFRYQLAVTWHGQQNLIDDPYRFGPLLQDVDAWLLSEGTHLRPYETLGAHADTMDGVTGTRFSVWAPNARRVSVVGQFNYWDGRRHPMRLRKESGIWELFIPGALNGQLYKFELIDAHGNLRVKADPYAFESQMRPESASLICDLPPKVEQPAARKAANQFDAPISIYEVHLGSWRRHTDNNFWLSYRELADQLVPYAKWMGFTHLELLPVNEHPFDGSWGYQPTGLYAPTRRFGTREDFRYFIDAAHAAGLNVILDWVPGHFPADDFALASFDGTSLYEHSDPREGYHQDWNTLIYNYGRREVSNYLVGNALYWIERFGIDALRVDAVASMIYRDYSRKAGEWIPNEYGGRENLEAIEFLRNTNRILGEQTPGAVTMAEESTDFAGVTRPPADGGLGFWFKWNLGWMHDTLDYMKLDPVHRRYHHDKMTFGMLYNYTENFVLPLSHDEVVHGKKSILDRMPGDAWQRFANLRAYYGWLFAFPGKKLLFMGNEFAQGREWNHDASLDWHLLEGGDNWHHGVQRLVRDLNHTYRHHKALHELDFDPYGFEWLVVDDHERSVFIFVRRDKAGNEIIVASNFTPVPRHNYRFGINQPGRWREELNTDSMHYHGSNAGNGGVVESEPVASHGRQHSLSITLPPLATIWLVREA; this is encoded by the coding sequence ATGTCGAATCGAATCGATAGAGACGTGATTAATGCGCTGATTGCAGGTCATTTCGCGGATCCCTTTTCCGTGCTTGGCATGCACCGTACCGAGGCGGGGCTGGAAGTTCGCGCATTATTACCAGATGCCACCGAAGTGTGGGTTATTGAACCGAAAACCGGGCGTAAAGTCGGCAAACTCGAATGCCTCGACTCGCGCGGATTCTTTAGCGGCCTGCTGCCGCGGCGTAAAAACGCTTTTCGCTACCAGCTGGCCGTCACCTGGCATGGACAGCAAAACCTGATTGACGACCCTTACCGTTTCGGCCCGCTGCTGCAGGACGTTGATGCCTGGCTGTTGTCCGAGGGAACGCACCTGCGCCCTTACGAAACCCTGGGCGCGCACGCCGACACTATGGATGGCGTCACCGGTACACGCTTTTCGGTCTGGGCGCCAAACGCCCGCCGGGTCTCGGTGGTGGGGCAATTTAACTACTGGGATGGCCGACGCCATCCCATGCGCCTGCGTAAAGAGTCCGGTATCTGGGAACTCTTCATTCCCGGCGCGCTTAATGGCCAACTGTATAAATTCGAGCTGATCGACGCTCATGGCAATCTACGCGTCAAAGCCGATCCTTACGCCTTTGAGTCGCAGATGCGCCCGGAAAGCGCGTCGCTTATCTGCGATTTGCCGCCGAAAGTCGAACAGCCGGCGGCGCGCAAAGCCGCGAACCAGTTTGATGCGCCGATCTCTATTTATGAAGTGCACCTCGGTTCCTGGCGCCGCCATACCGACAATAACTTCTGGCTTAGCTACCGCGAACTGGCAGACCAACTGGTGCCATATGCAAAATGGATGGGCTTCACCCACCTCGAACTGCTGCCGGTGAACGAACACCCGTTCGACGGTAGCTGGGGTTACCAGCCGACCGGCCTCTACGCGCCGACACGCCGCTTCGGCACCCGTGAAGATTTCCGCTATTTCATCGATGCCGCCCACGCCGCAGGCCTTAACGTGATACTCGATTGGGTTCCGGGTCATTTTCCGGCGGATGATTTTGCGCTGGCCTCATTTGACGGCACCTCGCTGTATGAACACAGCGATCCGCGCGAAGGTTATCACCAGGACTGGAATACCCTTATCTATAACTACGGCCGCCGCGAAGTCAGCAATTACCTGGTGGGTAACGCGCTGTACTGGATCGAGCGCTTCGGCATTGATGCGCTGCGCGTCGACGCGGTGGCGTCGATGATCTACCGCGACTATAGCCGTAAAGCGGGCGAGTGGATCCCCAACGAATACGGCGGGCGGGAAAATCTCGAAGCGATCGAGTTTCTGCGTAACACCAACCGTATTCTCGGCGAGCAGACGCCAGGGGCGGTAACGATGGCGGAAGAGTCCACCGATTTTGCCGGCGTGACGCGCCCGCCCGCCGACGGCGGCCTCGGCTTCTGGTTCAAATGGAATCTCGGTTGGATGCACGACACGCTGGACTATATGAAGCTCGATCCTGTCCATCGTCGCTACCATCACGACAAAATGACCTTCGGCATGCTCTACAACTACACCGAGAACTTCGTGCTGCCGCTCTCCCACGATGAAGTGGTGCACGGCAAAAAATCGATTCTCGACCGCATGCCGGGGGACGCATGGCAGCGCTTTGCCAACCTGCGCGCCTACTACGGCTGGCTGTTTGCCTTTCCGGGCAAAAAGCTGCTGTTTATGGGCAATGAATTCGCCCAGGGCCGCGAGTGGAACCACGACGCCAGTCTCGACTGGCATCTGCTGGAGGGCGGCGACAACTGGCACCACGGCGTCCAGCGACTGGTGCGCGACCTGAACCACACCTACCGTCACCATAAAGCGCTGCACGAGCTTGATTTCGATCCCTACGGCTTCGAATGGCTGGTGGTCGACGATCATGAGCGTTCGGTATTTATCTTTGTGCGCCGCGATAAAGCCGGCAATGAGATTATCGTCGCCAGCAACTTTACCCCGGTGCCGCGGCACAACTACCGTTTCGGCATCAACCAGCCGGGACGCTGGCGCGAAGAATTGAACACCGACTCGATGCATTATCACGGCAGTAACGCCGGAAATGGCGGAGTGGTTGAGAGCGAGCCCGTCGCCAGCCATGGCCGTCAGCATTCGTTGTCGATTACCCTGCCGCCGCTGGCGACCATCTGGCTGGTACGGGAGGCCTGA
- the asd gene encoding aspartate-semialdehyde dehydrogenase encodes MKNVGFIGWRGMVGSVLMQRMVEERDFDAIRPVFFSTSQLGQPAPSFGGSTGGTLQDAFDLEALKALDIIVTCQGGDYTNEIYPKLRESGWQGYWIDAASSLRMKDDAIIILDPVNQDVITAGLNNGIKTFVGGNCTVSLMLMSLGGLFAHDLVEWVSVATYQAASGGGARHMRELLSQMGQLHGHVASELANPASAILDIERKVTSLTRSGDLPVDNFGVPLAGSLIPWIDKQLDNGQSREEWKGQAETNKILATASPIPVDGLCVRVGALRCHSQAFTIKLKKDVSIPTVEELLAAHNPWAKVVPNDRDITMRELTPAAVTGTLTTPVGRLRKLNMGLEYLSAFTVGDQLLWGAAEPLRRMLRQLA; translated from the coding sequence ATGAAAAATGTTGGTTTTATCGGTTGGCGTGGAATGGTCGGCTCTGTTCTCATGCAACGCATGGTGGAAGAGCGTGATTTCGACGCCATTCGCCCTGTTTTCTTCTCCACCTCTCAGCTGGGTCAGCCCGCGCCGTCATTCGGCGGCAGTACCGGGGGGACGCTTCAGGATGCATTCGATCTGGAAGCGCTGAAGGCGCTGGACATTATTGTTACCTGCCAGGGCGGCGATTACACCAACGAGATTTACCCGAAGCTGCGCGAAAGCGGCTGGCAGGGGTACTGGATTGACGCGGCGTCTTCGCTGCGCATGAAAGACGATGCGATCATTATTCTCGACCCGGTTAACCAGGATGTCATTACCGCTGGCCTGAATAACGGCATCAAAACCTTCGTCGGCGGCAACTGTACGGTGAGCCTGATGCTGATGTCCCTCGGCGGCCTGTTTGCCCATGACCTGGTGGAGTGGGTCAGCGTGGCGACTTACCAGGCGGCTTCCGGCGGCGGCGCGCGTCATATGCGCGAACTGCTGAGCCAGATGGGCCAACTGCATGGCCACGTGGCAAGCGAGCTGGCGAACCCGGCTTCCGCGATTCTCGATATCGAGCGCAAAGTGACGTCGCTGACCCGCAGCGGCGATCTGCCGGTCGATAACTTTGGCGTGCCGCTGGCGGGCAGCCTGATCCCATGGATCGACAAACAGCTTGATAACGGCCAGAGCCGCGAAGAATGGAAAGGCCAGGCGGAGACGAACAAAATTCTCGCCACCGCGTCGCCGATCCCGGTCGATGGTCTGTGTGTGCGCGTCGGCGCGCTGCGCTGCCACAGCCAGGCGTTTACCATCAAGCTGAAGAAAGATGTTTCTATCCCGACCGTTGAGGAACTGCTGGCCGCGCATAACCCGTGGGCCAAAGTGGTGCCAAACGATCGCGACATCACCATGCGCGAGCTGACCCCAGCCGCGGTGACCGGCACCCTGACCACCCCGGTAGGGCGCCTGCGTAAACTGAACATGGGTCTTGAGTACCTGTCGGCCTTTACCGTCGGCGACCAGCTGCTGTGGGGCGCCGCCGAACCGTTGCGCCGCATGCTACGACAGCTGGCGTAA
- the gntU gene encoding gluconate transporter, giving the protein MSTLTLVLTAVGSVLLLLFLVMKARMHAFVALMVVSIGAGLFSGMPLDKIAATMEKGMGGTLGFLAIVVALGAMFGKILHETGAVDQIAVKMLKSFGHNRAHYAIGLAGLICALPLFFEVAIVLLISVAFSMARHTGTNLVKLVIPLFAGVAAAAAFLLPGPAPMLLASQMHADFGWMILIGLCAAIPGMIIAGPLWGNFISRYVELHIPDDISEPHLGEGKMPSFGFSLSLILLPLVLVGLKTIAARFVPVGSTAYEWFEFIGHPFTAILVACLVAIYGLAVRQGMAKDRVMEICGAALQPAGIILLVIGAGGVFKQVLVDSGVGPALGEALTGLGLPIAITCFVLAAAVRIIQGSATVACLTAVGLVMPVIEQLNYSGAQMAALSICIAGGSIVVSHVNDAGFWLFGKFTGASEAQTLKTWTMMETILGTTGAIVGMIAFQLLS; this is encoded by the coding sequence GTGAGTACTTTAACGCTTGTTTTAACAGCAGTCGGCTCGGTATTGCTGCTGCTGTTTTTAGTCATGAAGGCGCGTATGCACGCCTTCGTGGCTTTGATGGTGGTTTCTATTGGCGCAGGTCTCTTTTCCGGTATGCCGCTGGATAAAATCGCGGCGACGATGGAAAAAGGGATGGGCGGCACGCTGGGCTTCCTGGCGATAGTCGTCGCGCTGGGCGCGATGTTCGGTAAAATTTTGCATGAAACCGGCGCGGTCGACCAAATTGCGGTGAAAATGCTGAAGTCCTTCGGCCACAACCGCGCGCACTATGCTATTGGCCTGGCCGGCCTTATCTGCGCGCTGCCGCTGTTCTTCGAAGTGGCGATCGTGCTGCTGATTAGCGTCGCGTTCTCCATGGCGCGCCATACCGGCACTAACCTCGTGAAGCTGGTGATCCCGCTGTTCGCCGGCGTAGCCGCCGCCGCGGCATTCCTGCTGCCGGGGCCCGCGCCGATGCTGCTGGCTTCGCAGATGCACGCCGATTTCGGCTGGATGATCCTGATTGGTCTCTGCGCCGCTATTCCGGGGATGATTATCGCCGGCCCGCTGTGGGGTAACTTCATCAGCCGCTACGTTGAGCTGCACATTCCTGACGATATCAGCGAACCGCATCTCGGCGAAGGTAAAATGCCGTCCTTCGGCTTTAGCCTCTCGCTGATTCTGCTGCCGCTGGTGCTGGTCGGCCTGAAAACCATCGCCGCGCGCTTTGTGCCGGTGGGATCCACCGCCTATGAATGGTTCGAGTTTATCGGCCACCCATTCACCGCGATTCTGGTTGCCTGCCTGGTAGCGATTTACGGCCTGGCGGTACGTCAGGGGATGGCGAAAGATCGCGTGATGGAGATCTGCGGCGCGGCGCTGCAGCCGGCGGGTATTATTCTGCTGGTGATTGGCGCAGGCGGCGTCTTCAAGCAGGTGCTGGTGGACTCCGGCGTCGGCCCGGCGCTCGGCGAAGCGCTGACTGGTCTGGGTCTGCCGATTGCGATTACCTGCTTCGTGCTGGCGGCTGCCGTACGTATTATTCAGGGCTCCGCGACCGTGGCGTGTCTGACGGCGGTCGGCTTGGTGATGCCGGTCATTGAGCAACTGAACTACAGCGGCGCGCAAATGGCGGCTCTCTCCATCTGTATCGCAGGTGGTTCGATTGTAGTGAGCCACGTGAACGATGCCGGCTTCTGGCTGTTCGGTAAGTTTACCGGCGCCAGCGAAGCGCAGACGCTGAAAACCTGGACGATGATGGAAACCATCCTTGGCACCACCGGCGCCATCGTCGGGATGATTGCCTTCCAGCTGCTGAGCTAA
- the gntK gene encoding gluconokinase, with protein sequence MSTTNHDHHVYVLMGVSGSGKSAVASEVAHQLKAAFLDGDFLHPRSNITKMASGEPLNDDDRTPWLQALNDAAFAMQRTNKVSLIVCSALKKSYRDILRKGNPNLSFIYLKGDFDVIESRLKARKGHFFKTQMLVTQFETLQEPGADESDVLIVDIDQSLEGVVASTIEVINKGSN encoded by the coding sequence TTGAGCACGACTAACCATGATCACCACGTCTATGTCCTGATGGGCGTTTCCGGCAGTGGTAAATCCGCCGTCGCCAGCGAAGTGGCGCATCAATTGAAAGCCGCGTTTCTCGATGGCGATTTTCTGCATCCGCGCAGCAACATCACCAAGATGGCTTCCGGCGAGCCGCTGAACGACGATGATCGCACCCCGTGGCTGCAGGCGTTGAATGACGCGGCATTTGCCATGCAGCGCACCAACAAAGTTTCGCTGATCGTCTGCTCAGCGCTGAAAAAAAGCTACCGCGACATTCTGCGCAAGGGCAACCCGAACCTCTCCTTTATCTACCTGAAAGGCGACTTCGACGTGATTGAAAGCCGTCTGAAGGCGCGTAAAGGGCACTTCTTCAAAACCCAAATGTTGGTGACGCAGTTTGAAACACTGCAGGAACCAGGCGCTGACGAAAGCGATGTGCTTATCGTCGATATCGACCAGTCACTGGAAGGCGTGGTCGCCAGCACCATTGAGGTGATTAACAAAGGCAGTAACTAG
- the gntR gene encoding gluconate operon transcriptional repressor GntR has protein sequence MKKKRPVLQDVADLVGVTKMTVSRYLRNPEQVSEALRGKIAVALDELGYIPNRAPDILSNATSRAIGVLLPSLTNQVFSEVLRGIESVTDAFGYQTMLAHYGYKPEMEEKRLESMLSWNIDGLILTERTHTPRTLKMIEVAGIPVVELMDSQSPCLDIAVGFDNFEAARQMTAAIIARGHRHVAYLGARLDERTIIKQKGYEQAMLDAGMTPYSVMVEQSSSYSSGIELMRQARREYPQLDGIFCTNDDLAVGAAFECQRLGLKIPDDMAIAGFHGHDIGQVMEPRLASVLTPRERMGRIGAERLLARIRGETITPKMLDLGFTLSPGGSI, from the coding sequence ATGAAAAAGAAAAGACCCGTACTTCAGGATGTAGCCGATCTTGTCGGCGTGACCAAAATGACGGTCAGTCGCTATTTACGTAACCCGGAACAGGTTTCTGAGGCCCTGCGTGGCAAGATTGCCGTTGCACTCGATGAGCTGGGTTATATTCCCAATCGCGCTCCTGATATTCTCTCCAACGCCACCAGCCGCGCCATCGGCGTACTGCTGCCCTCGTTAACCAACCAGGTCTTCTCGGAAGTGCTACGCGGCATTGAAAGCGTCACCGACGCCTTCGGTTATCAAACCATGCTGGCGCACTACGGCTATAAGCCGGAAATGGAAGAGAAGCGTCTCGAATCGATGCTCTCCTGGAATATTGACGGCCTGATCCTCACTGAACGTACCCACACGCCGCGCACGTTGAAAATGATTGAAGTGGCGGGGATCCCGGTGGTTGAGCTGATGGACAGCCAGTCGCCGTGCCTCGACATTGCCGTCGGTTTCGATAACTTCGAAGCGGCGCGGCAGATGACGGCGGCGATTATCGCCCGCGGTCACCGCCACGTTGCTTATCTCGGCGCGCGTCTGGATGAACGTACTATCATCAAACAGAAGGGGTACGAGCAGGCGATGCTCGATGCCGGCATGACGCCCTACAGCGTGATGGTGGAGCAATCCTCTTCCTACTCGTCAGGGATTGAGCTGATGCGTCAGGCGCGTCGCGAATATCCGCAGCTCGACGGCATCTTCTGCACCAACGATGACCTCGCGGTCGGTGCGGCGTTCGAGTGCCAGCGTCTGGGGCTGAAAATCCCGGACGACATGGCGATAGCCGGTTTCCACGGTCACGATATCGGTCAGGTGATGGAGCCGCGTCTCGCCAGCGTACTGACCCCGCGTGAGCGCATGGGGCGCATCGGCGCCGAGCGTCTGCTGGCGCGCATCCGCGGTGAGACGATTACCCCTAAGATGTTAGATTTAGGTTTCACATTGTCACCGGGTGGATCTATTTAA
- a CDS encoding pirin family protein, which produces MIYLRKANERGHANHGWLDSWHTFSFANYYDPNFMGFSALRVINDDVIDAGQGFGTHPHKDMEILTYVLEGAVEHQDSMGNKEQVPAGEFQIMSAGTGVRHSEYNPSSTDRLRLYQIWIIPEETGITPRYEQRRFDAAQGKQLVLSPDAREGSLKVHQDMELYRWALLKDEQSVHQIAAERRVWIQVVKGEVTINGTKATTSDGLAIWGEQAISVHADSDSEILLFDLPPV; this is translated from the coding sequence ATGATCTACTTACGCAAAGCTAACGAACGTGGCCACGCTAACCATGGCTGGCTGGATTCCTGGCATACTTTCTCTTTCGCCAACTACTACGACCCGAACTTTATGGGTTTCTCCGCGCTGCGCGTGATTAACGATGACGTAATCGACGCCGGCCAGGGGTTTGGCACCCACCCGCACAAAGACATGGAAATCCTGACTTATGTGCTGGAAGGCGCGGTTGAGCACCAGGACAGCATGGGTAACAAAGAGCAGGTTCCGGCTGGCGAGTTCCAGATCATGAGCGCGGGTACCGGCGTGCGTCACTCTGAGTACAACCCGAGCAGCACCGACCGCCTGCGTTTGTATCAGATCTGGATTATTCCAGAAGAAACCGGCATTACGCCGCGCTACGAGCAGCGCCGCTTTGATGCCGCGCAGGGCAAACAGCTGGTGCTGTCGCCAGATGCGCGCGAAGGGTCGCTGAAAGTGCATCAGGATATGGAACTGTATCGCTGGGCGCTGCTGAAAGATGAGCAGTCGGTTCACCAGATTGCCGCGGAACGTCGCGTGTGGATCCAGGTAGTGAAAGGCGAAGTGACGATTAACGGCACCAAAGCCACCACCAGCGATGGTCTGGCGATTTGGGGCGAGCAGGCGATTTCGGTTCACGCCGACAGCGATAGCGAAATTTTGCTGTTCGATCTGCCGCCGGTTTGA
- a CDS encoding oxidoreductase, producing the protein MILHCAFIGFGKSTTRYHLPYVLHRKDRWHVAHIYRRSARPEEQAPAYSHIHFTSDLDEVLNDPQVKLVVVCTHADSHFEYAKRALEAGKNVLVEKPFTPTLAEAKALFTLAKSKGLTVTPYQNRRFDSCFLTTKKVIESGKLGELVEIESHFDNYRPVAETIQGGPQSGDFYGLGVHTMDQIISLFGRPDHVSYDLRSLRNKANPDDTFEAQLFYGDLKAIVKTSHLVQIDYPKFIVHGHKGSFVKYGIDQQETSLKANIMPGDAGFGADDSVGQLVYINEAGVEVREEVPLETGDYGRVYDALYDTLVNGQPNYVKESEVLTNMEILQRGFEQPSPATITLAK; encoded by the coding sequence ATGATTCTGCACTGCGCATTTATTGGCTTCGGTAAAAGCACGACCCGCTATCACCTTCCTTACGTCCTGCATCGCAAAGACCGCTGGCACGTCGCGCATATTTATCGCCGCAGCGCCAGGCCGGAAGAACAGGCGCCGGCGTATTCCCATATCCACTTCACCAGCGACCTCGATGAAGTGCTGAACGACCCGCAGGTCAAACTGGTGGTGGTCTGCACCCATGCCGATAGCCACTTCGAATATGCGAAGCGGGCGCTGGAAGCGGGGAAAAACGTACTGGTCGAAAAGCCCTTTACCCCGACGCTGGCAGAGGCGAAAGCCCTGTTTACGCTGGCGAAAAGCAAAGGGTTGACGGTGACGCCTTATCAGAACCGCCGCTTCGACTCCTGTTTCCTGACCACCAAAAAGGTGATTGAAAGCGGTAAGCTCGGCGAACTGGTGGAAATTGAAAGTCATTTTGATAACTACCGACCGGTGGCGGAAACCATCCAGGGGGGACCACAAAGCGGCGATTTCTATGGCCTCGGGGTGCATACCATGGACCAGATCATTTCGCTGTTTGGTCGCCCGGATCATGTTTCCTACGATCTGCGCTCACTACGTAATAAAGCCAATCCCGATGACACGTTTGAAGCTCAACTGTTTTATGGCGACCTGAAAGCGATCGTCAAAACCAGCCATCTGGTGCAGATTGACTACCCGAAATTTATCGTTCATGGCCATAAAGGCTCGTTTGTGAAATACGGCATTGACCAGCAGGAGACCAGCCTGAAGGCCAACATTATGCCGGGCGACGCGGGGTTCGGCGCTGATGACAGCGTAGGGCAACTGGTCTACATCAACGAGGCGGGCGTGGAGGTACGTGAAGAGGTGCCGCTGGAAACCGGCGACTACGGACGAGTGTATGACGCGCTGTATGACACCCTCGTTAACGGCCAGCCGAATTACGTCAAGGAATCTGAAGTTCTCACCAATATGGAGATTCTGCAGCGCGGCTTTGAACAACCTTCTCCGGCTACTATTACCCTCGCAAAATAA
- the yhhY gene encoding N-acetyltransferase has translation MSDIVIRHAEPKDVDAIRQIHAQPEVYHNTLQVPHPSEHMWRERLTDTPGVKQLVACIDGQVVGHLCIAVVQRPRRSHVADFGISVDSRWHNRGVASALMRTMIDMCDNWLRVERIELTVFADNAPAVAVYKKYGFEIEGTAKGYALRNGEYVDAYYMARMK, from the coding sequence ATGAGTGACATCGTGATACGCCATGCTGAACCGAAAGATGTTGACGCGATTCGTCAAATTCACGCCCAGCCGGAGGTGTATCACAACACGCTACAGGTCCCTCATCCATCCGAGCATATGTGGCGGGAGCGGCTAACCGATACGCCCGGCGTGAAGCAGCTGGTGGCCTGTATCGATGGGCAAGTCGTGGGGCATTTATGCATTGCCGTCGTCCAACGCCCTCGCCGTAGTCACGTTGCCGATTTTGGTATCAGCGTGGATTCGCGCTGGCATAACCGCGGCGTCGCCAGCGCGCTGATGCGCACCATGATTGATATGTGCGACAACTGGCTGCGCGTCGAGCGCATTGAGCTGACGGTGTTCGCCGATAACGCCCCGGCAGTCGCGGTGTATAAGAAGTACGGCTTTGAGATCGAAGGCACCGCCAAGGGTTACGCATTGCGCAACGGCGAGTATGTGGATGCGTATTATATGGCGAGAATGAAGTAG